In a single window of the Bactrocera dorsalis isolate Fly_Bdor chromosome 2, ASM2337382v1, whole genome shotgun sequence genome:
- the LOC105225806 gene encoding uncharacterized protein LOC105225806 translates to MCKIFVHFVCVQFLLLNFYVINVRGLCLATEPPTCLTDLEEEDAKEILDYVLSKYEEVGMKITGEPLAVRGKRISSGGTEEFHIVFHYVDNTPGDVIQNCVFIVVHNPNACETISTVCNTFLPVTPRPLLKLEDLTVCEDGEEQTRSREETGDEKTA, encoded by the exons atgtgcaaaatttttgtgcatttcgtGTGTGTACAATTtctgttattaaatttttatgtcatAAATGTT CGTGGTCTGTGTTTGGCGACGGAACCGCCAACTTGTCTAACGGat TTGGAAGAGGAGGACGCCAAAGAAATTCTGGATTATGTGTTGAGCAAATATGAAGAAGTTGGCATGAAAATCACCGGCGAGCCATTGGC GGTTCGTGGCAAGCGCATATCGTCCGGGGGCACTGAAGAATTTCACATTGTCTTCCACTACGTGGACAATACTCCTGGTGATGTTATACAAAATTGTGTTTTCATTGTTGTGCATAATCCAAATGCATGCGAGACTATAAGTACAGTGTGTAATACATTTTTACCTGTAACTCCTCGACCACTCCTAAAGCTCGAAGACTTAACCGTTTGCGAGGATGGCGAAGAGCAAACAAGATCTCGCGAAGAAACTGGAGATGAGAAAACGGCATAA